GGCTGATGGCCCACGGCGCCCGGGCGGCGGCGGCGCAGAACCCCGCCCAGTCCACCCAGCGCCACTCCATGACCTCGGCCGGATCGGGCGAGGGCCGCTCCGTCGTGGTCGCCAGGTAGACGGGGCAGAACTCGTTCTCGACGGTCCCGCCGGCGTCGACCGCCCGGTAGGCGTAGTCGGGCAGCGCGGCCCGCACGTCGCGCACCCCGATCCCCAGCTCCTCGCGCACCCGCCGCACCAGGGCCTCCTCCACCGCCTCGCCGGGACCGGGGTGGCCGCAGCAGGAGTTGGTCCAGACGCCGGGCCAGGCCTGCTTGGCCAGTGCGCGCCTGGTGACCAGCAGCCGGCCCTCGGGGTCGAAGACGTAGCAGGAGAACGCCAGGTGCAGCGGCGTCGAACCGTGGTGCACCGTGCTCTTGGCCGCGCTGCCCACGGGGCGGTGCTCCTCGTCGAGCAGCACCACCAGCTCCTGCGCCCCGGCAGCCTCTTCTCCGGTCGATCGCGCCGTTCCCATCGGTTCCCGGTCCCTCCCTCACTCGTGGTGGCCATGCTCGCACGCGCGAACGGTGCCGCCGTCGTTCCGCGGTCTGTTCTTTGGGTAGCGAAACGTGTACACCGCCCGATCGGCGGGCGGTCGGGCCGCGCGGTCCCGGTCCGGGAAGCGTCCACAGAAGCTATACCAGCAAGATGTTTAAAGATCAAGATTTATGAAAAGTAAGAGGCTGGGTCCGCGGCGGCGACCGCCGCATCCCGTCCGCGCAGCCGTCCGGCGAGGTCAGGAGGTTCGATATGACGGATACCGGGCTCGGGCTCGCAGTCCCACGGCCATCATCGAACGATTCGGAGCGCGAAGGCTCCATGGACGGGCGTGTCGCCGAAGAAGTCCGGCACTTTCTCACCGACTTCCTGGAACGCCGCCGCCGCGACTGCGCCGACATGGACGCGGAGTTCACCGAGACGGTCGTGGACCGGCTGACGCGCTTCACCCTCGACGGCGGGAAGCGGCTGCGGCCGCTGTTCGCCTGGTGGGGGTGGCGGGCCGCCGGTGGCGCCGACCAGGGGCCCGCGGCCGGGGCCATGCTGCGCGCGGCGGCCGCGCTGGAACTGATCCAGACCTGCGCGCTGGTCCACGACGACGTCATGGACGGTTCCGCGCTGCGCAGGGGCAACCCGGCGGTGCACGTCCTCTTCGGCGCGGTCCACCGCGACGGCGGCTGGTTCGGCGACCCCGAGCGCTACGGCACGGCCCTGGCCATGCTGACCGGAGACCTCTCCCTGGCCTGGGCCGACGACATGCTGGAGGAGGCCGGGCTGTCCCCGGCGGCGCGGACGCGGGCCAGGGGCCCGTGGCGGGCGATGCGCACGGAGATGATGGCCGGCCAGTTCCTCG
This sequence is a window from Spinactinospora alkalitolerans. Protein-coding genes within it:
- the idi gene encoding isopentenyl-diphosphate Delta-isomerase: MGTARSTGEEAAGAQELVVLLDEEHRPVGSAAKSTVHHGSTPLHLAFSCYVFDPEGRLLVTRRALAKQAWPGVWTNSCCGHPGPGEAVEEALVRRVREELGIGVRDVRAALPDYAYRAVDAGGTVENEFCPVYLATTTERPSPDPAEVMEWRWVDWAGFCAAAARAPWAISPWAAEQTARLAAEGVRP